One window of the Brevibacterium limosum genome contains the following:
- the pstS gene encoding phosphate ABC transporter substrate-binding protein PstS, whose product MKMKHLAPSAAILAVGALTLSACGGQSATGEEASGGNSDLQGTLTGIGASSQKAAMDAWTADFTSQNSGVTVNYSPDGSGAGREQFLAGNAQFAGSDAHLDDDEVKAGEEACGADGAYEFPVYISPIAVTFNVEGVDELNLSPATIAKIFKGDITNWNDEAIKADNPDADLPDLKITAVHRADDSGTTENFAEYLKATAEKDWDAEVDGNFPKEYGGEAAQGTDGVIQTVSDTDGAIGYADASAVGELSTAKVKVGEEFVELSPEAASKVVDASEKVEGRSEGDLAFDLARDTSESGAYPIVLVSYHLVCSSYKDQETVDMVKAWEKFVVSVEGQQSAADSAGSAPLSDDLRTQIEEVIDSIRVAG is encoded by the coding sequence GTGAAGATGAAGCATCTCGCCCCCTCCGCCGCGATCCTCGCGGTCGGCGCCCTCACCCTCTCGGCCTGCGGCGGCCAGTCCGCTACCGGCGAAGAGGCCTCCGGCGGCAACAGCGACCTGCAGGGCACCCTGACCGGCATCGGCGCCTCTTCGCAGAAGGCCGCCATGGATGCTTGGACAGCGGACTTCACCTCGCAGAACTCCGGCGTGACCGTCAACTACTCCCCTGACGGATCGGGCGCCGGCCGTGAACAGTTCCTCGCCGGCAACGCGCAGTTCGCCGGATCCGATGCCCACCTCGACGACGACGAGGTCAAGGCCGGAGAGGAAGCCTGCGGCGCCGACGGAGCCTATGAGTTCCCCGTCTACATCTCCCCCATCGCCGTGACCTTCAACGTCGAGGGCGTCGACGAGCTCAACCTCTCCCCCGCCACGATCGCGAAGATCTTCAAGGGCGACATCACGAACTGGAACGACGAGGCCATCAAGGCCGACAACCCGGACGCCGACCTGCCGGACCTCAAGATCACCGCCGTTCACCGTGCCGACGATTCGGGCACGACGGAGAACTTCGCCGAGTACCTCAAGGCCACCGCCGAGAAGGACTGGGACGCCGAGGTCGACGGCAACTTCCCGAAGGAGTACGGCGGCGAGGCTGCGCAGGGCACCGACGGTGTCATCCAGACCGTCTCGGACACCGACGGAGCCATCGGCTACGCGGATGCTTCGGCGGTCGGCGAGCTGTCCACCGCGAAGGTCAAGGTCGGCGAGGAGTTCGTCGAGCTCTCCCCCGAGGCGGCCTCGAAGGTCGTCGACGCCTCGGAGAAGGTCGAAGGCCGCAGCGAAGGCGACCTCGCCTTCGACCTGGCCCGCGACACCTCCGAGTCCGGTGCCTACCCGATCGTGCTCGTGTCGTACCACCTCGTCTGCTCGTCCTACAAGGACCAGGAGACCGTGGACATGGTCAAGGCGTGGGAGAAGTTCGTGGTCTCGGTGGAGGGCCAGCAGTCCGCCGCCGATTCCGCCGGGTCCGCCCCGCTGTCGGACGACCTGCGCACGCAGATCGAAGAAGTCATCGACTCGATCAGGGTTGCAGGCTGA
- a CDS encoding DUF4383 domain-containing protein, whose product MNISMSSQSPAASRSARSQVQMVAGLFGAVFLLVGILGFVPGITANLGSISFAGHHTDAALLGLFQVTVLHNIVHLLFGIVGMLGLRSRALAKNYLIVGGIIYAVLWIYGMVIPMESMGNFVGLNTADNWLHFVLAAAMIATGFVFGRKARS is encoded by the coding sequence ATGAATATCTCGATGTCGTCGCAGTCGCCCGCCGCCTCACGCAGTGCGCGTTCGCAGGTGCAGATGGTCGCCGGGCTCTTCGGCGCCGTGTTCCTGCTCGTGGGCATCCTCGGATTCGTCCCTGGGATCACCGCAAATCTCGGCTCGATCAGCTTCGCCGGACATCACACGGATGCGGCGCTGCTCGGTCTCTTCCAGGTCACGGTGCTCCACAACATCGTCCACCTGCTCTTCGGAATCGTCGGAATGCTCGGACTCCGCTCGCGCGCGCTGGCGAAGAACTATCTCATCGTCGGCGGCATCATCTATGCGGTGCTGTGGATCTACGGCATGGTGATTCCGATGGAGTCGATGGGCAACTTCGTCGGGCTCAACACCGCGGACAATTGGCTGCACTTCGTCCTCGCCGCGGCCATGATCGCCACCGGCTTCGTCTTCGGACGGAAAGCGCGCAGCTGA
- the pstC gene encoding phosphate ABC transporter permease subunit PstC, translated as MFSAATLIAGILILVILAGVALFLLAQSKDTIAAQISDPSQITGGKGFLSYVWPLVIGTLISAALALFVATPFSLGIALFTTHMAPRRLAPVLGYVIDLLAAIPSVVYGLWGIALAGNLTGFYLWLSKWFGWIPIFAPAEDGSVSQTGRTLITASLVLSIMILPIITSLTREIFLQTPRLQEEAALALGATRWEMIRMAVLPFGKSGIVSATMLGLGRALGETMAVAMILSPGVLTASLVVSGNQTIASEIAQNFPEAAGLRLSELITVGLVLFVITLLVNMGARAIVARTSVKGS; from the coding sequence ATCTTCTCCGCGGCCACGCTCATCGCCGGCATCTTGATCCTGGTGATCCTCGCCGGGGTCGCCCTGTTCCTTCTCGCACAGTCGAAGGACACCATCGCCGCGCAGATCAGCGATCCCTCCCAGATCACCGGCGGCAAGGGCTTCCTCTCCTATGTCTGGCCGCTGGTCATCGGCACGCTCATCTCCGCGGCCCTCGCGCTGTTCGTCGCCACCCCCTTCTCATTGGGCATCGCACTGTTCACCACGCATATGGCCCCGCGCAGGCTCGCCCCGGTGCTCGGCTACGTCATCGATCTCCTCGCGGCCATCCCCTCGGTCGTCTACGGCCTGTGGGGCATCGCGCTGGCCGGAAACCTCACCGGCTTCTACCTCTGGCTGTCGAAGTGGTTCGGCTGGATTCCGATCTTCGCTCCGGCCGAAGACGGATCCGTGTCGCAGACGGGACGCACGCTGATCACCGCCTCACTGGTGCTCTCGATCATGATTCTGCCGATCATCACCTCTCTGACCCGGGAGATCTTCCTCCAGACCCCGCGCCTGCAGGAAGAGGCGGCCCTGGCCCTCGGCGCCACCCGCTGGGAGATGATCCGCATGGCAGTGCTGCCCTTCGGAAAGTCCGGAATCGTCTCGGCCACCATGCTCGGACTCGGCCGCGCCCTCGGTGAGACCATGGCTGTGGCCATGATCCTCTCGCCCGGCGTCCTCACCGCCTCGCTCGTCGTCAGCGGCAATCAGACCATCGCATCCGAGATAGCGCAGAACTTCCCCGAGGCCGCGGGTCTGCGCCTGTCCGAGCTCATCACGGTCGGCCTCGTGCTCTTCGTCATCACCCTGCTGGTGAACATGGGAGCCCGCGCCATTGTCGCCCGCACCTCGGTGAAGGGAAGTTGA
- a CDS encoding inorganic phosphate transporter, with translation MELLLAAVIVAAVIFAGSNGFHDAALTVGNAVVGRAMRLGWALSLAVIFNFIGALLGEGIAIVVANQIVLFSGSADLILTSLIIAFVAATTWSLFTYYLALPVSSTHCLIGGLLGAGIVFGFSVNTGEAMDSVVWPLVLSPILGFILAWVLTLVMSKALASTPPKPLFRGARMVDSVLTAALSLVHGVQDAQKVAALVMVGVLAVEATPQDGLSIVEISWPVRLLIAAALALGTGLSGWRVVQTLSVRMVRLDPLKSSVADGAATILMYTAALIMRVPVSLTFVLGSSILGTQYAGRRGHARARYFLPMFGVWLLTIPAAALLAVVLGWVVKAAVGL, from the coding sequence GTGGAGCTGCTCTTGGCGGCCGTCATCGTCGCCGCGGTGATCTTCGCCGGCTCGAACGGTTTCCATGACGCCGCCCTGACCGTCGGCAACGCGGTCGTCGGACGGGCGATGCGCCTCGGCTGGGCGCTCAGCCTGGCCGTCATCTTCAATTTCATCGGGGCGCTGCTCGGTGAGGGGATCGCCATCGTGGTGGCCAATCAGATCGTGCTCTTCTCCGGTTCGGCCGACCTCATCCTCACCAGCCTGATCATCGCCTTCGTGGCGGCGACGACCTGGAGCCTGTTCACCTACTATTTGGCGTTGCCGGTGTCGTCGACCCACTGTCTCATCGGCGGTCTGCTCGGCGCGGGTATCGTCTTCGGCTTCTCCGTCAATACCGGTGAGGCGATGGACTCCGTGGTGTGGCCGCTGGTGCTCTCACCCATCCTCGGATTCATCCTGGCCTGGGTGCTGACGCTCGTCATGTCGAAGGCACTCGCCTCCACCCCGCCGAAGCCGCTGTTCCGCGGCGCACGCATGGTCGACTCCGTGCTTACGGCGGCCCTGTCGCTCGTCCACGGAGTCCAGGATGCGCAGAAGGTCGCGGCGCTGGTCATGGTCGGCGTCCTCGCCGTCGAGGCTACCCCGCAGGACGGTCTGTCCATCGTCGAGATCTCCTGGCCGGTGCGCCTCCTCATCGCCGCGGCGCTGGCTCTGGGCACCGGACTGAGCGGATGGCGAGTGGTGCAGACGCTGTCGGTGCGCATGGTCCGACTCGATCCGCTCAAATCCTCCGTCGCCGATGGTGCGGCCACGATCCTCATGTACACCGCAGCCCTGATCATGCGAGTTCCCGTGTCACTGACCTTCGTGCTCGGCTCATCGATCCTCGGCACCCAGTACGCCGGGCGCAGAGGCCACGCCAGAGCCCGGTACTTTCTGCCGATGTTCGGTGTCTGGCTGCTGACGATCCCGGCCGCAGCGCTGCTTGCGGTGGTGCTCGGATGGGTCGTCAAGGCCGCCGTCGGGCTCTGA
- a CDS encoding NUDIX hydrolase produces the protein MSRSGVSSAQASSRVTADVLAAGAVCWRRGPEGLEVVLIHRPKYNDWSWPKGKVDPGETLPETAVREVKEETGFDIHLGIPLPSAEYTVGKKTLKKVFYWSAEVKDESAFAPLNRREVDTAEWFPVDRARSKLTSFADREQLDALEKFAETDALRAWPLILVRHGKAFPRSKWYETEHVRPLLKLGTRQAMALTGLLGAWGVRKLVSSPWKRCMATLTPLSAATGKSIKKVSTLSEKATAANPDKTARYIEKLLAKGRPVIYCTHRPVLPTIFSVYAAHAPKRVVAKLPKDDPYLKPGEVLIAYVRPGPVPRIVEIERVRPIDS, from the coding sequence GTGAGCCGCTCCGGGGTCTCCTCGGCCCAGGCGTCATCGCGCGTCACAGCCGACGTCCTCGCCGCCGGGGCCGTGTGCTGGAGGCGCGGGCCGGAAGGACTCGAGGTGGTGCTCATCCACCGTCCGAAGTACAACGACTGGTCGTGGCCCAAAGGCAAGGTCGACCCGGGCGAGACTCTGCCGGAGACCGCGGTCCGCGAGGTCAAGGAGGAGACGGGGTTCGACATCCACCTCGGCATCCCCCTGCCGTCTGCCGAATACACGGTCGGCAAGAAAACGCTGAAGAAGGTCTTCTACTGGTCGGCCGAGGTCAAGGATGAGTCCGCCTTCGCCCCGCTGAACAGACGGGAGGTCGACACTGCCGAATGGTTCCCGGTCGACAGAGCCCGGTCGAAGCTGACCTCGTTCGCCGATCGTGAGCAGCTCGACGCGCTGGAGAAGTTCGCGGAGACGGACGCGCTGCGGGCGTGGCCGCTCATCCTCGTCCGCCACGGGAAGGCGTTCCCGCGCTCGAAGTGGTACGAGACCGAGCATGTGCGGCCGCTGCTCAAGCTCGGCACCCGGCAGGCCATGGCACTGACCGGGCTGCTGGGGGCCTGGGGTGTGCGAAAGCTCGTCTCGAGTCCGTGGAAGCGGTGCATGGCGACGCTGACACCGCTGTCTGCGGCGACGGGCAAGTCGATCAAGAAGGTGTCGACGCTCAGCGAGAAGGCGACCGCGGCGAACCCGGACAAGACCGCCCGCTACATCGAGAAGCTGCTGGCGAAGGGCAGACCCGTCATCTACTGCACGCACCGGCCGGTGCTGCCGACCATCTTCTCCGTCTACGCCGCTCATGCCCCGAAACGCGTGGTGGCGAAGCTGCCGAAGGACGACCCGTACCTCAAGCCCGGTGAGGTCCTCATCGCCTATGTGCGGCCCGGACCGGTGCCGCGCATCGTCGAGATCGAACGTGTCCGGCCCATCGACAGCTAG
- a CDS encoding DUF47 domain-containing protein yields the protein MRLKRVPQDTVFYERLSDLVSQMRQCNLVLAELSGIEISERRDVADRLREIGDKADEDMGAMLRALRENYITPFDRYDLYLLSHHMREICHRLHGVGYVLASGAFDPLPSGVPETLAVLSNQTDHTSRMITRLPGKLDQWDYVDAINRLTYQVESLQWRMSDAVPNSKRGLTYMAAVSQLGQAFVRAAHGFTELGKVVAAIAIKES from the coding sequence ATGCGGCTCAAGCGGGTACCGCAGGACACTGTCTTCTACGAGCGGTTGTCCGATCTCGTCTCTCAGATGCGGCAGTGCAACTTGGTGCTCGCCGAACTCTCCGGAATCGAAATCAGCGAACGACGGGACGTCGCTGACCGCCTCCGCGAGATCGGCGACAAAGCCGATGAGGACATGGGCGCGATGCTGCGTGCGCTGCGCGAGAACTACATCACTCCTTTCGACCGCTACGACCTCTACCTGCTCAGCCACCACATGCGCGAGATCTGCCACCGGCTCCACGGAGTCGGATACGTTCTCGCCTCCGGAGCCTTCGACCCGCTGCCCTCCGGCGTCCCCGAGACCCTGGCCGTTCTGTCGAACCAGACCGACCACACCTCGCGGATGATCACCAGGCTGCCGGGCAAACTCGACCAGTGGGACTACGTCGACGCGATCAACCGGCTGACCTATCAGGTCGAAAGTCTGCAGTGGCGCATGTCGGACGCGGTGCCGAACTCCAAACGCGGGCTCACCTACATGGCGGCCGTGTCCCAACTCGGTCAGGCCTTCGTCCGAGCCGCCCACGGGTTCACCGAACTCGGCAAGGTCGTCGCCGCCATCGCGATCAAGGAGTCGTAG
- the pstA gene encoding phosphate ABC transporter permease PstA, translated as MNTTTEAAASKPRKLTSKQLPKATPWIVAVASILVAILISFIAFGGFNIPVVAVLAGLINAFAIFAVSAAYEGRRKAVDRIATTVVTSTFVLACVPLISLLWLTASKGGAAISGDLLTRTMLGMKGVLDQQYVAGEATLAGGFYHAIVGTVLITAAACIISIPVGVLTAIYLVEYSNKNRLGKAITFLVDVMTGIPSIVAGLFAFALFSTIANVLMPASAGIAKTGFTAAVALSVLMIPIVVRNTEEILRLVPMDLREASYALGVPKWKTIVKIVLPTSVSGILSGVTIAIARVIGETAPIMVTAGFAKTLNWNLFSGWMSTLPTFIYDSQLRPVSPGAAALASSERAWAAALVLVALVMVLNLLARIIAKVLAPKAGR; from the coding sequence ATGAACACCACCACCGAGGCGGCTGCATCGAAACCGCGGAAGCTGACCTCGAAGCAGCTGCCGAAAGCCACCCCGTGGATCGTCGCCGTCGCCTCGATCCTCGTGGCGATCCTCATCAGCTTCATCGCGTTCGGCGGCTTCAACATCCCCGTCGTGGCCGTCCTCGCCGGGCTCATCAACGCGTTCGCGATCTTCGCGGTCTCCGCGGCCTACGAAGGCCGCCGCAAGGCCGTCGACCGGATCGCGACGACCGTCGTGACCTCGACGTTCGTCCTCGCATGCGTTCCCCTCATATCGCTCCTGTGGCTGACCGCGTCCAAGGGCGGGGCCGCCATCAGCGGCGACCTGCTCACCCGCACCATGCTCGGGATGAAGGGCGTCCTCGACCAGCAGTACGTCGCCGGTGAGGCGACGCTGGCCGGCGGCTTCTACCACGCCATCGTCGGCACCGTGCTCATCACCGCGGCCGCCTGCATCATCTCGATCCCGGTCGGCGTCCTCACCGCCATCTACCTCGTCGAGTACTCGAACAAGAACCGCCTGGGCAAGGCGATCACCTTCCTCGTCGACGTGATGACCGGAATCCCCTCGATCGTCGCCGGCCTCTTCGCCTTCGCTCTGTTCTCCACCATCGCGAATGTGCTCATGCCCGCGTCTGCGGGAATTGCGAAGACCGGCTTCACCGCGGCCGTGGCGCTGTCGGTGCTGATGATTCCGATCGTCGTGCGCAACACGGAGGAGATCCTCCGCCTGGTGCCGATGGATCTGCGTGAGGCCTCCTATGCTCTGGGCGTGCCGAAGTGGAAGACGATCGTGAAGATCGTTCTGCCCACCTCGGTGTCGGGAATCCTCTCCGGTGTCACCATCGCCATCGCCCGCGTCATCGGTGAGACCGCACCCATCATGGTCACCGCCGGATTCGCCAAGACACTCAACTGGAACCTCTTCTCCGGCTGGATGTCGACGCTGCCGACGTTCATCTACGACTCGCAGCTGCGCCCGGTCTCGCCGGGAGCCGCCGCCCTGGCCAGCTCGGAACGCGCCTGGGCCGCGGCCCTCGTGCTCGTCGCCCTGGTCATGGTGCTCAACCTGCTCGCCCGCATCATCGCGAAGGTACTCGCACCGAAGGCCGGACGCTGA
- a CDS encoding winged helix-turn-helix transcriptional regulator, translating to MKSYGQYCGLARAAEVLGERWSLIILRDLLVGAKRFNELRQGIPGIPSNLLTTRLRELEAAEIVERSIDGRSVVYRLSEYGADLGPVLIELGRWGSRRLAAPREDEAPTDSSLAAALLTSRTEARVRPFIVEVTAGPAVAHAVVHKSGMDVAEGADPNAQLFIGGPGLRGLLADGEAESAVAAGTVTVAGDEALLPEFVRAFRAPLDDPVRPTQSGRSGHAPPSRA from the coding sequence ATGAAGTCGTACGGACAGTACTGCGGTTTGGCCAGGGCGGCCGAGGTTCTGGGCGAGCGATGGTCCCTGATCATCCTCCGCGATCTTCTCGTGGGCGCGAAGCGCTTCAATGAACTGCGGCAGGGTATCCCCGGCATCCCGTCGAACCTGCTGACCACTCGATTGCGCGAACTCGAAGCTGCCGAGATCGTCGAGCGCAGCATCGATGGGCGCAGCGTCGTCTATCGACTCAGCGAGTACGGTGCGGATCTCGGCCCGGTGCTCATCGAACTCGGCCGCTGGGGGTCACGTCGTCTGGCCGCTCCTCGCGAGGATGAAGCGCCCACCGACAGTTCGCTGGCTGCGGCTCTGCTGACGTCCCGAACCGAGGCGAGAGTGCGGCCATTCATCGTGGAGGTGACCGCGGGGCCGGCAGTGGCACATGCAGTCGTGCACAAGTCGGGCATGGACGTGGCCGAAGGCGCTGATCCGAACGCACAGCTCTTCATCGGTGGCCCGGGCCTGAGGGGTCTGCTTGCCGACGGCGAAGCGGAGTCGGCCGTGGCAGCTGGAACGGTGACGGTCGCCGGTGACGAAGCCCTGCTGCCCGAGTTCGTCCGTGCCTTCCGAGCGCCACTCGACGACCCGGTCAGGCCGACGCAAAGTGGTCGTTCTGGTCACGCCCCACCGAGCAGAGCGTGA
- a CDS encoding dihydrofolate reductase family protein produces the protein MSRTVIAALFQSLDGIASDPFNFQFDSFDHEVGEWMTTAIGGVDDCLLGRVTYQEWENYWPNHTEGEDAPFADFINSTPKHVASTTLSQGDLRWENSTLIQGDLVDFVRDLKGTDGGKIAVEGSMSVVRQLVEASLVDELTLAIHPALAGSGRSLFEGGTTTRLALKDVQRTSRGNLLATYGPFVG, from the coding sequence ATGAGCCGCACCGTCATCGCCGCACTGTTCCAGTCACTCGACGGCATCGCATCCGACCCGTTCAACTTCCAGTTCGACTCATTCGATCACGAGGTGGGCGAATGGATGACCACGGCCATCGGAGGAGTCGACGACTGCCTTCTCGGCCGTGTCACCTACCAGGAGTGGGAGAACTACTGGCCGAACCACACCGAAGGCGAGGACGCACCGTTCGCCGACTTCATCAACTCGACGCCCAAGCACGTGGCCTCGACGACTCTGTCGCAGGGGGATCTCCGATGGGAGAACTCCACGCTCATCCAAGGAGACCTCGTCGATTTCGTCCGTGATCTCAAAGGCACCGACGGCGGCAAGATCGCCGTCGAAGGGTCGATGTCGGTGGTCCGCCAGCTCGTCGAAGCCAGCCTCGTCGACGAGCTGACTCTGGCCATCCATCCGGCCCTCGCCGGCAGCGGACGATCTCTCTTCGAAGGAGGAACGACGACTCGGTTGGCACTCAAGGACGTGCAGCGCACCAGCAGAGGCAATCTGCTGGCCACGTACGGACCTTTCGTCGGCTGA
- the pstB gene encoding phosphate ABC transporter ATP-binding protein PstB, with protein MSKQIDIKDLDIFYGDFRAVDGVQMQIKPRSVTAFIGPSGCGKSTVLRTLNRMHEVIPGASVSGEVLMDGNDIYGTGVDPVNVRREVGMVFQRANPFPTMSIKENVLAGVRLNNRRLSKSEADDLTERALRGANLWNEVKDRLNLPGSGLSGGQQQRLCIARAIAVEPEVLLMDEPCSALDPISTLAIEDLINDLKDKYTVVIVTHNMQQAARVSDKTAFFNIAGTGKPGKLIEFNETSTIFSNPDKEETENYISGRFG; from the coding sequence ATGTCCAAGCAGATCGACATCAAGGATCTCGACATCTTCTACGGCGACTTCCGCGCCGTCGACGGAGTGCAGATGCAGATCAAGCCCCGCTCCGTCACCGCCTTCATCGGCCCCTCCGGCTGCGGCAAGTCCACCGTGCTGCGCACCCTCAACCGCATGCACGAGGTCATCCCCGGTGCCAGCGTCTCCGGTGAGGTGCTCATGGACGGCAACGACATCTACGGCACCGGCGTCGACCCGGTCAACGTCCGCCGCGAGGTCGGCATGGTCTTCCAGCGCGCGAATCCGTTCCCGACGATGAGCATCAAGGAGAACGTGCTCGCCGGTGTGCGCCTGAACAACAGGCGCCTGTCGAAGTCCGAAGCCGACGATCTCACCGAGCGTGCCCTGCGCGGCGCGAACCTCTGGAACGAGGTCAAGGACCGTCTCAACCTGCCCGGTTCGGGGCTCTCCGGCGGTCAGCAGCAGCGCCTGTGCATCGCTCGTGCCATCGCCGTCGAGCCGGAGGTCCTGCTCATGGACGAACCGTGCTCGGCTCTCGATCCGATCTCGACCCTGGCGATCGAGGACCTCATCAACGACCTCAAGGACAAGTACACGGTCGTCATCGTCACGCACAATATGCAGCAGGCCGCTCGCGTGTCCGACAAGACCGCGTTCTTCAACATCGCCGGCACCGGCAAGCCCGGCAAGCTCATCGAGTTCAACGAGACCTCGACGATCTTCTCGAACCCGGACAAGGAAGAGACCGAGAACTACATCTCCGGCCGCTTCGGATGA
- a CDS encoding methyltransferase domain-containing protein, with amino-acid sequence MTEQNRYVLGESAGEHSRLRDQSVVLDPLTRQLHSEAGIAAGMSVLDIGTGAGDVAAIAADLVGPDGHVLAVDSDRTALDGARSRLGHRPEIEFAEADLGSLDLDRQFDAIVGRAVLMHLRSPVEVLERLARHLRSGGLLVMHELDLSHDWASADTPLLERVRELVLQAFDSLGIHSRMGRDLFAGFRAAGLPDPRLTVSAPVGGGAEAPSFGWVNALAALLPYLEGQGIVNGDELGIDSLTQRLTDELDAEDATLLGPVMYGAYCTVG; translated from the coding sequence ATGACCGAACAGAACCGCTATGTCCTCGGCGAATCCGCGGGCGAACATTCACGACTGCGCGACCAATCGGTCGTGTTGGACCCACTGACCAGACAGCTGCACAGCGAAGCGGGAATCGCTGCGGGCATGAGCGTCCTCGACATCGGCACCGGTGCCGGGGACGTCGCTGCCATCGCCGCCGATCTCGTCGGCCCGGACGGACACGTGCTCGCCGTCGACAGTGACCGCACTGCCCTCGACGGGGCCCGGAGCCGACTGGGGCATCGGCCGGAGATCGAATTCGCCGAGGCGGATCTCGGCTCCCTCGACCTCGACCGACAGTTCGACGCGATCGTCGGCAGGGCCGTGCTCATGCACCTGCGCAGCCCCGTCGAGGTGCTCGAGCGTCTCGCACGGCATCTGCGCTCCGGAGGTCTGCTGGTGATGCACGAACTCGACCTGTCTCATGACTGGGCGAGTGCGGACACGCCGCTGCTGGAGCGCGTGCGGGAACTGGTGCTGCAGGCTTTCGACTCTCTCGGGATCCACAGCAGGATGGGACGCGACCTCTTCGCGGGCTTCCGCGCAGCCGGGCTGCCCGACCCGCGCCTGACCGTGAGCGCCCCGGTGGGAGGCGGGGCGGAGGCGCCGAGCTTCGGCTGGGTCAACGCCCTGGCCGCACTGCTGCCCTACCTCGAAGGGCAGGGGATCGTGAACGGCGACGAGCTCGGAATCGACTCACTCACGCAGCGGCTGACCGACGAGTTGGACGCCGAGGACGCCACGCTCCTCGGTCCGGTCATGTACGGCGCCTACTGCACCGTCGGCTGA